Proteins found in one Haloferax litoreum genomic segment:
- a CDS encoding winged helix-turn-helix transcriptional regulator, with protein sequence MSETRIRVADHIKHNPGVHFNELVRALDLAPGQVQHHIRRLLSDETVLRTEFYGRTHYYPPEFDDWERGALALVRRETARDILGHLIEHGDARPDDVADAIGVARSTLEWHLNHLTERDVVRKERDLHNRVTLVLTHPNRTAKLLGEVSPSLPERFVDRFDRLIDTLVEG encoded by the coding sequence ATGAGCGAGACACGAATCCGCGTCGCAGACCACATCAAGCACAACCCGGGAGTCCACTTCAACGAGCTCGTGCGCGCGCTCGACCTCGCACCCGGCCAAGTACAACACCACATCCGTCGCCTCCTCTCTGACGAGACGGTTCTTCGAACCGAATTCTACGGACGGACCCACTACTACCCGCCCGAGTTCGACGACTGGGAGCGCGGGGCCCTCGCACTCGTCCGACGAGAGACCGCTCGCGACATCCTCGGCCACCTCATCGAACACGGTGACGCCCGCCCCGACGACGTGGCCGACGCAATCGGCGTCGCCCGAAGCACGCTGGAGTGGCACCTCAACCACCTCACCGAACGCGACGTCGTCCGCAAAGAACGCGACTTGCACAACCGCGTGACGCTCGTCCTGACGCACCCCAACCGGACGGCCAAACTCTTGGGCGAGGTGTCACCGTCGCTCCCCGAACGGTTCGTCGACCGGTTCGACCGCCTCATCGACACACTCGTCGAAGGCTGA
- the hisG gene encoding ATP phosphoribosyltransferase has translation MRIAVPNKGRLHEPTIDLLERAGLHLDNGAERKLYADTVDPDVTVLFARAADIPEYVRDGAAEIGITGLDQVRESGHRLAELLDLGYGKCRLVLAAPEDGDIESVADVSGKVVATEFPNIARTYFDEQGIDAEVVEVTGATELTPHVEMADAIIDITSTGTTLRVNRLGVVDEVLSSSVRLFAHPDAVDDPKVAQLVMALESVLSAEGKRYLMMNAPREKLDDVREVIPGLGGPTVMDVAGDDTVAVHAVVNERDVFEVVSDLKKVGASGILVTEIERLVE, from the coding sequence ATGCGAATCGCCGTGCCCAACAAGGGTCGCCTGCACGAACCGACCATCGACCTCTTGGAACGTGCCGGACTACACCTCGACAACGGTGCCGAGCGGAAACTCTACGCCGACACCGTCGACCCCGACGTGACGGTTCTCTTCGCCCGCGCCGCGGACATCCCCGAGTACGTCCGCGACGGGGCCGCCGAAATCGGTATCACTGGTCTCGACCAGGTCCGCGAGTCCGGACATCGACTCGCAGAACTTCTCGATTTGGGGTACGGAAAGTGCCGCCTCGTCCTCGCCGCCCCGGAAGACGGCGACATCGAGTCGGTCGCCGACGTGTCCGGGAAAGTCGTCGCCACCGAGTTCCCGAACATCGCCCGCACGTACTTCGACGAACAAGGCATCGACGCTGAGGTGGTGGAAGTGACGGGGGCGACGGAACTCACCCCGCACGTCGAGATGGCCGACGCCATCATCGACATCACCTCGACGGGGACGACGCTCCGCGTCAATCGCCTCGGCGTCGTAGACGAGGTGCTCTCGTCGTCCGTCCGCCTGTTCGCCCACCCCGACGCCGTCGACGACCCGAAAGTCGCCCAACTCGTGATGGCGCTCGAATCGGTCCTGTCCGCAGAGGGCAAGCGCTACCTGATGATGAACGCGCCCCGCGAGAAACTCGACGACGTGCGCGAAGTCATTCCGGGACTCGGCGGACCCACCGTGATGGACGTCGCCGGCGACGACACCGTCGCCGTCCACGCCGTGGTGAACGAACGCGACGTGTTCGAAGTCGTCAGCGACCTCAAGAAAGTCGGTGCGAGCGGTATCCTCGTCACCGAAATCGAGCGACTCGTCGAATAG
- a CDS encoding amidohydrolase — protein sequence MDTLRITDGRVLRPDGTVEDADVLVDRDEGTILDIGSDIDAEADEALDADGCLVMPGLVNAHCHVSMTLLRGYADDKPLDAWLQEDIWPTEAALTPEDVRVGAELGLVEMIKSGTTGFADMYFHVPEVVAAIEEAGIRARVGHGVVTIGKDEEDAWDDIEESFDVAREFDGAADGRIRTAVMPHSLTTVDEEYLREATAEAHDEGIPVHYHANETTNEVDPIVEERDERPLAYAQDLGMLTDADFVAHGVHVDDEEISLLADAGTGVVHCPASNMKLASGMAPVQDMLDAGVTVGIGTDGAASNNDLDMFDEMRDAAMIGKLAADDASAVAAPDVLDMATAGSADAIGLPGGTLEVGGVADIAVVDFDAPHLTPATNLVSHLVYAARGSDVRHTICDGQVLMRDREVLTLDESAVVDRARSTVDALHERV from the coding sequence ATGGACACGCTGCGAATCACGGACGGTCGGGTACTCCGTCCCGACGGGACAGTCGAAGACGCGGACGTTCTCGTGGACCGCGACGAGGGAACCATCCTCGATATCGGGTCCGATATCGACGCCGAGGCGGACGAAGCGCTCGACGCCGACGGTTGTCTCGTCATGCCCGGGTTGGTCAACGCCCACTGCCACGTCTCGATGACGCTCCTCCGGGGCTACGCCGACGACAAGCCACTCGACGCGTGGCTTCAAGAGGACATCTGGCCGACGGAAGCGGCGCTCACTCCCGAGGACGTGCGCGTCGGCGCGGAACTCGGACTGGTCGAGATGATTAAATCGGGGACGACCGGGTTCGCGGACATGTACTTCCACGTCCCCGAAGTCGTCGCCGCCATCGAGGAGGCAGGCATCCGCGCCCGCGTCGGACACGGCGTCGTCACCATCGGCAAAGACGAGGAAGACGCGTGGGACGACATCGAAGAGAGCTTCGACGTGGCCCGTGAGTTCGACGGTGCCGCAGACGGCCGGATTCGGACGGCGGTCATGCCCCACTCGCTGACGACGGTCGACGAGGAGTACCTCCGCGAGGCAACCGCCGAGGCTCACGACGAAGGTATCCCCGTCCACTACCACGCCAACGAGACGACGAACGAAGTCGACCCAATCGTCGAGGAACGTGACGAGCGTCCGCTTGCGTACGCACAGGACCTCGGTATGCTCACGGACGCCGACTTCGTCGCCCATGGCGTCCACGTCGACGACGAAGAGATTTCCCTGCTCGCCGACGCGGGGACGGGTGTCGTCCACTGCCCGGCGTCGAACATGAAACTCGCCTCTGGGATGGCACCTGTTCAGGACATGCTCGACGCCGGCGTCACCGTCGGTATCGGCACCGACGGGGCCGCCTCGAACAACGACCTCGACATGTTCGACGAGATGCGCGACGCGGCGATGATTGGCAAACTCGCGGCAGACGACGCGAGCGCAGTCGCTGCGCCCGACGTACTCGACATGGCCACGGCCGGTTCTGCCGACGCGATTGGACTTCCGGGCGGTACGCTCGAAGTCGGTGGCGTCGCCGACATCGCCGTCGTGGACTTCGACGCGCCGCACCTCACGCCCGCGACCAACCTCGTGAGTCACCTCGTCTACGCCGCCCGCGGGTCGGACGTTCGACACACTATCTGCGACGGGCAAGTGTTGATGCGCGACCGTGAGGTTCTAACGCTCGACGAATCGGCCGTCGTGGACCGCGCTCGGTCGACGGTCGACGCGCTTCACGAACGCGTCTAA
- a CDS encoding DUF7471 family protein, which translates to MEPLLRFAFVPGHVQTAESPFITVVVALAGIASVTLAGLGVAVFYRRQTRSHLLIALALLAFASRAAIAALSFGGVLSDFDHHVVEHALDLVMAGLVLAAIYYARTIEREAGVNEP; encoded by the coding sequence ATGGAGCCCCTGTTACGGTTCGCGTTCGTTCCGGGGCACGTCCAGACCGCAGAGAGTCCGTTCATCACTGTCGTCGTCGCCCTCGCAGGCATCGCCTCGGTGACGCTCGCGGGTCTCGGCGTCGCGGTGTTCTACCGCCGACAGACTCGGTCGCACCTGCTCATCGCGTTGGCGCTCCTCGCCTTCGCGTCGCGGGCGGCTATCGCGGCCCTCTCGTTCGGCGGCGTCCTCTCGGACTTCGACCACCACGTCGTCGAACACGCCCTCGACCTCGTGATGGCCGGACTCGTCCTCGCGGCCATCTACTACGCCCGGACTATCGAGCGCGAAGCAGGGGTAAACGAACCATGA
- a CDS encoding CPBP family intramembrane glutamic endopeptidase → MSPRRLVWNDAERRPRAPVRLLATVVVVVFVSLAIGVGVGVALTDLLETSALARLFVSVVLTGATGIGGFVAARYVDRRTIADLGFGVDRDWAVDLVFGLVLGGVLMSGIFAIGLVTGWVVVDGVGFGVDRLTGAAALFLFFISVGIAEELLLRGVVLTDIAEGMRWRFDVPTALTVALVVSSALFGLAHLQNPNASLTSTLSITLAGVMLGLGYVLTGDLAIPVGIHISWNFVQGGVYGFAVSGLDFGSSFVETTERGPDLVTGGAFGPEAGLLGVGAMLVGMAAIALYVRFRYGEVQFDPGVTVPELRWQKK, encoded by the coding sequence AGACTCGTCTGGAACGACGCCGAACGACGCCCGCGCGCACCGGTTCGACTCCTCGCGACTGTCGTCGTCGTCGTCTTCGTCTCGCTGGCCATCGGCGTCGGCGTCGGTGTCGCCCTCACCGACCTGCTGGAGACGAGCGCACTTGCCCGCCTCTTCGTCTCGGTCGTCCTGACTGGTGCGACCGGAATTGGCGGGTTCGTCGCGGCCCGATACGTCGACCGGCGGACGATTGCGGACCTCGGGTTCGGCGTCGACCGCGACTGGGCGGTCGACCTCGTGTTCGGACTCGTCCTCGGCGGCGTCTTGATGTCAGGTATCTTCGCTATCGGTCTCGTCACTGGGTGGGTCGTCGTCGACGGCGTTGGCTTCGGCGTGGACCGTCTCACCGGCGCTGCCGCACTGTTCCTGTTTTTCATCTCCGTCGGCATCGCGGAGGAACTTCTCCTGCGAGGTGTCGTCCTCACGGACATCGCCGAAGGGATGCGCTGGCGATTCGACGTGCCGACCGCACTGACCGTCGCCCTCGTGGTCTCCTCGGCGCTCTTCGGTCTCGCCCACCTACAGAATCCGAACGCGAGTCTCACCAGCACCCTCAGCATCACGCTCGCGGGCGTCATGCTCGGCCTCGGGTACGTCCTCACGGGTGACCTCGCCATTCCCGTCGGCATCCACATCTCGTGGAACTTCGTGCAAGGCGGCGTCTACGGATTCGCCGTCAGCGGCCTCGACTTCGGGTCGTCGTTCGTCGAGACGACGGAACGCGGACCGGACCTCGTCACCGGCGGTGCGTTCGGCCCCGAGGCGGGACTCCTCGGTGTCGGTGCGATGCTCGTCGGCATGGCGGCTATCGCGCTGTACGTCAGGTTCAGGTACGGCGAAGTCCAGTTCGACCCGGGTGTGACGGTGCCAGAGTTACGATGGCAGAAGAAGTGA